From Daucus carota subsp. sativus chromosome 6, DH1 v3.0, whole genome shotgun sequence, the proteins below share one genomic window:
- the LOC108226611 gene encoding geraniol 8-hydroxylase-like yields MEIFLVSLLCILLAFSLFLLRRNHVKAVQKLPPGPSPLPIIGNIHKLGKHPHKSLANLAQVYGPVMSLKLGRITTIVISSSTAAQEVLQKQDLAFSNRLRLDAVSACDHSDSSVAWLPVGNQWRVLRKIMSSYIFTTSKLDANHHLRSNKVQELVGYVDKCGRSGEAVDIGRVAFQTSLNLLSNTIFSKDIADPYHGTKAKEFKDLMWNIMLEAGTPNLVDYFPILRSFDPQGIRRRMSVHFGKLLELFDGMVSERLELKRLGNSDDNSSTDVLDELLKLVQINEIDIPLSNHLFLDLFAAGTDTTSSTVEWAMAEVLRQSETVLARAKAELNQVIGKGKIVEEADISKLTYLRCIVKETARLHPAVPLLLPRQVKEDVELCGYTIPKNSQVLVNAWAIGRDPTLWENPLSFQPERFMESEVDLYGHDYGLIPFGAGRRRCPGLPLAIRMVPVMVGTLINCFDWNLEGGIAAGELDMEDKFGITLAKLHPLRAVATLVVP; encoded by the exons ATGGAGATCTTTTTGGTCAGTTTGCTCTGCATATTGCTGGCCTTTTCACTCTTCCTACTACGAAGAAATCATGTCAAAGCTGTTCAAAAGCTTCCACCAGGTCCCTCCCCCTTACCAATCATAGGAAATATACACAAACTCGGCAAACACCCGCATAAATCCTTAGCCAACCTGGCTCAGGTTTACGGCCCGGTCATGAGTCTAAAACTGGGACGCATAACCACCATAGTCATCTCTTCATCTACTGCAGCTCAAGAAGTCCTCCAAAAGCAAGACCTGGCCTTCTCTAATAGGCTCCGGCTCGACGCTGTAAGTGCATGCGACCACTCCGACTCCTCGGTAGCATGGTTGCCTGTTGGAAATCAGTGGAGAGTCCTAAGAAAAATTATGAGCTCTTATATTTTTACAACTAGCAAGCTGGATGCGAATCATCATCTTCGATCTAATAAGGTGCAGGAGCTTGTTGGATACGTTGATAAGTGTGGCAGAAGTGGGGAGGCTGTGGATATTGGGCGTGTTGCTTTTCAGACCTCGCTTAATCTTTTGTCAAATACGATTTTTTCCAAGGATATTGCGGATCCGTATCATGGCACCAAGGCTAAGGAGTTCAAGGACTTGATGTGGAACATTATGCTCGAGGCAGGCACGCCTAATTTAGTGGATTATTTTCCTATTCTTAGGTCTTTCGATCCCCAAGGTATTAGACGACGAATGAGTGTGCACTTTGGGAAGCTACTCGAGTTATTTGATGGTATGGTAAGTGAACGCTTGGAGTTGAAGAGATTGGGTAACTCTGATGACAATTCTAGTACAGACGTGCTCGATGAACTGCTGAAATTGGTGCAGATAAATGAGATTGATATACCTCTCAGCAATCACTTGTTCTTG GACTTATTTGCTGCAGGAACAGATACGACTTCAAGTACAGTGGAATGGGCGATGGCTGAGGTATTAAGGCAATCGGAAACAGTATTAGCCAGGGCGAAAGCTGAGCTGAATCAAGTGATTGGAAAAGGCAAGATAGTTGAAGAAGCAGACATTTCAAAGTTGACTTATTTAAGATGCATTGTGAAAGAAACTGCAAGGCTACACCCAGCAGTTCCCTTGTTACTACCACGCCAAGTGAAGGAAGACGTTGAACTCTGTGGGTACACCATTCCTAAGAATTCACAAGTCCTTGTGAATGCATGGGCTATAGGACGCGATCCCACGCTGTGGGAAAATCCGTTGTCATTCCAGCCAGAGAGATTCATGGAGTCTGAAGTTGATTTATATGGGCATGATTACGGGCTGATTCCATTTGGCGCGGGTCGAAGGAGATGTCCTGGATTGCCCCTGGCAATTAGGATGGTGCCCGTCATGGTGGGCACCCTCATAAATTGTTTTGACTGGAACCTTGAAGGTGGGATTGCAGCAGGGGAGTTGGACATGGAGGATAAGTTTGGGATCACTCTGGCCAAGCTTCATCCCCTCCGTGCTGTAGCAACTCTTGTTGTTCCCTGA
- the LOC108227929 gene encoding geraniol 8-hydroxylase-like, with the protein MGIVIITGICILLAFTVFSVARKRAKTPQQLPPGPNPLPIIGNIHKLGKHPHKSLAKLAQVYGPIMRLKLGRINTIVISSSITARQVLQKQDLAFSSRPVPDAIRACDHFKYSVVWLPVSSTWRSLRKIMSLNLFTTNKLDANQHLRSKKVQELIRYCENCSRNEEVIDIGRAAFQTSLNFLSTTIFSKDMTDPSRDSEAKEFKDLVWNIMLEAGKPNLADYFPVLEWIDLQGIKRRMTSHFEKLIELFNGLLNERLELKRLGHADENTSTDVLEELLRLLQANEINKIHTLHLFIDLFAAGTDTTSSTVEWGMAEVLRNSETVLVKAKAELNQVIGKGKIVEESDISKLAYLRCIVKETLRLHPPVPFLIPRRVEDEVELCGYTLPKNSQVLVNAWAIGRDPTLWRNPLLFEPERFMDSEVDVYGHDYELIPFGAGRRTCPGLPLAMRMVPVMLGSLINGFEWKLEGEIAPKELDMEDKFGLTLAKLHPLRAAATPVVP; encoded by the exons ATGGGTATAGTTATAATCACTGGAATATGCATACTTCTGGCCTTTACAGTCTTCTCAGTTGCAAGAAAAAGAGCCAAAACTCCTCAACAACTTCCACCAGGACCAAACCCCTTGCCCATCATAGGAAACATACACAAACTAGGCAAGCACCCCCATAAATCCCTGGCCAAACTCGCCCAGGTTTACGGACCCATCATGCGCCTAAAACTTGGCCGCATCAACACTATCGTCATATCGTCGTCAATTACAGCTCGACAAGTCCTCCAAAAGCAAGACCTCGCCTTCTCTAGCCGCCCTGTACCTGATGCTATTCGCGCTTGCGACCATTTCAAATACTCTGTCGTGTGGCTGCCTGTCAGCAGTACGTGGAGAAGCCTAAGAAAAATTATgagcttaaatttatttacgacGAATAAGCTCGATGCAAATCAGCATTTAAGGAGTAAGAAGGTGCAGGAGCTGATTCGGTACTGTGAAAATTGTAGCCGAAACGAGGAGGTGATCGATATTGGCCGTGCTGCTTTTCAGACTTCACTCAATTTTTTGTCCACCACTATATTTTCCAAGGATATGACGGACCCGAGCCGGGATTCGGAGGCTAAGGAGTTCAAGGACTTGGTGTGGAATATCATGCTTGAGGCCGGGAAGCCTAATTTGGCGGATTACTTTCCGGTTCTTGAATGGATTGATCTGCAAGGTATAAAGCGGAGAATGACTAGTCATTTTGAGAAGCTAATTGAACTTTTTAATGGTTTGTTAAACGAACGCTTGGAGTTGAAGAGGTTGGGACACGCTGATGAGAATACTAGTACAGATGTGCTCGAGGAACTGCTAAGATTATTGCAAGCAAATGAGATCAATAAAATTCACACTCTACACCTGTTTATA GACTTATTTGCAGCAGGAACAGATACGACTTCGAGTACAGTGGAATGGGGGATGGCTGAGGTATTGAGAAATTCGGAAACAGTACTGGTGAAGGCGAAAGCTGAGCTCAACCAAGTGATCGGAAAAGGAAAGATTGTAGAGGAATCAGATATTTCTAAGTTGGCCTATTTGCGATGCATTGTTAAAGAAACCTTGAGGTTACACCCACCAGTACCCTTCTTAATTCCACGAAGAGTGGAAGATGAAGTTGAACTATGTGGCTACACCCTTCCAAAGAATTCACAAGTTCTAGTTAATGCATGGGCTATCGGACGGGACCCTACGCTATGGCGGAATCCACTGTTATTTGAGCCTGAGAGATTTATGGATTCTGAAGTTGATGTCTATGGGCATGATTACGAGTTGATTCCATTTGGCGCGGGCAGAAGGACATGTCCTGGACTGCCGTTGGCTATGAGGATGGTGCCGGTTATGTTGGGATCCCTCATAAATGGTTTCGAATGGAAACTTGAAGGTGAGATTGCACCAAAGGAGTTGGACATGGAGGATAAATTCGGGCTGACTCTAGCCAAGCTTCATCCGCTTCGTGCTGCAGCAACTCCAGTTGTTCCCTAG